Proteins encoded within one genomic window of Trichoderma asperellum chromosome 2, complete sequence:
- a CDS encoding uncharacterized protein (BUSCO:EOG092D37TR) encodes MGWFWAEPASPPAGLPAGHPAVSLNKEPPASCPMHQKSADSFNPHKSKPSEKTSASGCPVPHGSSSPSPASGCPVPHGSPPLPASGCPVPHAAREKEEPKSVLSQLNPLNYMFRDLSQKPAANQTMALPVEREESSIPRGDGEGTWEYPSPQQMYNALLRKGYTDTDITAVESMVSVHNFLNEGAWQEIIGWEERFARGLYKGWQVCKRGEEHTAEELDRNWDGSNVTPTLIRFQGRPKDLTPKATMLQVLGWIYPSKFGTDLPFDRHDWFVSRNVNGEEKEIRYVIDYYSGEPEPTGEPVFYLDVRPAATPLGSAERIIRWSTDVWWKAIGGDQREQNPQPFFRHNAVKS; translated from the exons ATGGGTTGGTTTTGGGCTGAACCTGCTTCTCCTCCGGCTGGGCTTCCTGCAGGACACCCGGCCGTGTCATTGAACAAAGAGCCTCCG GCCAGTTGTCCGATGCACCAGAAATCCGCCGATTCTTTCAACCCACACAAGTCTAAGCCCTCAGAGAAAACATCTGCTTCCGGATGTCCCGTACCTCATggttcatcatcgccatcaccagcGTCAGGATGCCCAGTGCCTCATGGATCGCCACCACTGCCGGCGTCTGGATGCCCTGTGCCCCATGCCGCtcgagagaaggaagagccTAAGTCGGTGCTCTCTCAACTCAACCCTCTGAACTACATGTTCCGAGACCTGTCACAGAAGCCTGCGGCCAATCAGACGATGGCGCTGCCGGTCGAGCGAGAGGAATCTTCCATTCCTAGAGGAGACGGCGAGGGCACGTGGGAGTACCCTTCGCCCCAGCAAATGTACAATGCTTTGCTGCGCAAGGGATACACCGATACCGACATCACGGCCGTTGAGTCTATGGTATCTGTCCACAACTTTCTAAATGAGGGTGCATGGCAAGAGATCATTGGCTGGGAAGAGCGCTTCGCACGAGGACTATACAAAGGATGGCAGGTCTGCAAGCGAGGAGAAGAGCACACGGCCGAAGAGTTGGATCGCAACTGGGATGGATCAAACGTCACCCCAACGCTCATCCGATTCCAAGGCCGACCCAAGGATCTTACACCAAAAGCCACGATGTTGCAAGTCCTGGGCTGGATCTATCCTTCCAAGTTTGG AACTGATCTCCCCTTTGATCGCCATGACTGGTTTGTCTCACGAAACGTCAAcggtgaagaaaaagagattcGATACGTCATCGATTACTACTCTGGAGAGCCTGAGCCAACTGGAGAACCCGTCTTCTACCTGGATGTCCGACCTGCCGCCACGCCTCTGGGAAGTGCAGAGCGAATCATCCGATGGAGCACAGACGTGTGGTGGAAGGCTATCGGAGGTGACCAGCGAGAACAGAACCCACAGCCATTCTTTCGCCACAACGCTGTCAAGTCTTGA